In Nerophis ophidion isolate RoL-2023_Sa linkage group LG02, RoL_Noph_v1.0, whole genome shotgun sequence, one DNA window encodes the following:
- the LOC133569725 gene encoding cAMP-regulated phosphoprotein 19-like — MSELAEGAMTMEEEREMDDKVVSTEKAEEAKIKVMHPNLGARPGGSDFLRKRLQKGLKYFDSGDYNMAKAKMKNKHLPLAPTEKAQITGGHIPTPQDLPQRKTSIATSKLAER, encoded by the coding sequence ATGTCAGAGTTGGCCGAAGGAGCCATGACTATGGAAGAAGAGCGGGAAATGGATGACAAAGTTGTCAGTACAGAGAAAGCAGAAGAAGCCAAGATAAAGGTCATGCATCCCAATCTTGGAGCTAGACCGGGAGGTTCAGATTTTCTGAGAAAACGACTTCAGAAAGGGCTAAAGTATTTTGATTCTGGCGATTACAACATGGCCAAggccaaaatgaagaataaacACTTGCCATTAGCCCCAACAGAGAAGGCTCAGATCACAGGTGGTCACATCCCGACACCTCAGGACCTGCCTCAGAGAAAGACCTCTATTGCGACAAGCAAACTGGCTGAGCGATGA